In the genome of Lynx canadensis isolate LIC74 chromosome X, mLynCan4.pri.v2, whole genome shotgun sequence, one region contains:
- the CXHXorf66 gene encoding uncharacterized protein CXorf66 homolog, whose amino-acid sequence MNLFIYVLLLVIWTNSCLDTNQSYGSPTTGAKHVESMDTKLDVFRRRLLVITIGGMIIAFVFTCFCFIHYNCLSDDAPKAETLKKEGVPAKLSTPPSKMSFSESKTASTCSLENQSLPSAIDKLSSVSCPEKSSISSSTKKSVGPSSLEKLCVSSSTQKFNKPSSQRKKRPPCSVKKFKSSHLEKPYRTRNLGKPYKPARAHKLVGQATSSYRNKAARPPRPAGLQYAVRPTKPLCPPHPQSRISPPKRSSVQKLTKSPRHRKLKGSVCARSADMLSRPQLIKPCRRYKERCLVCQSSEPLISNISEAQNRNAQNPLCPSEAKPCAQSFLKADYRDNVFRGNVSYSDTTTHDSNDSDREVTIICNMKHEATPERIQDN is encoded by the exons atgaatctttttatttatgtccTGCTTTTGGTTATTTGGACAAATAGTTGTTTAGATACGAACCAAAGTTATGGATCTCCTACCACAG GAGCCAAACACGTCGAATCAATGGACACCAAACTGGACGTCTTCAGGAGACGTCTACTGGTTATCACCATTGGTGGTATGATTATAGCTTTCGTATTCACCTGTTTTTGTTTCATCCATTACAACTGTCTGAGCGACGACGCGCCCAAGGCAGAAAC GCTCAAGAAAGAAGGTGTGCCAGCCAAGTTGTCCACACCACCATCCAAAATGTCATTCAGCGAATCCAAGACAGCCAGCACATGCAGTCTAGAAAACCAATCCCTGCCGTCTGCTATAGACAAGTTATCTAGTGTCTCATGTCCGGAAAAGTCCTCCATATCATCCAGCACAAAAAAGTCCGTCGGGCCCTCGAGTCTAGAAAAGCTGTGTGTGTCCTCTAGTACACAAAAGTTCAACAAGCCGTCaagtcaaaggaagaaaaggccaCCGTGCTCAGTAAAAAAATTCAAGTCATCGCACCTGGAGAAGCCATATCGAACACGCAATCTGGGAAAGCCATATAAGCCAGCTCGTGCCCATAAGCTAGTTGGTCAGGCCACTTCATCCTACCGAAATAAGGCAGCGAGGCCACCCCGGCCGGCCGGTCTGCAATACGCAGTCAGGCCAACCAAGCCACTTTGTCCACCCCACCCGCAAAGTCGCATCTCGCCACCCAAGCGATCCAGTGTGCAGAAACTAACCAAGTCCCCTAGACATCGTAAACTCAAAGGGTCAGTTTGTGCCCGTAGCGCAGACATGTTATCGAGGCCTCAGTTAATCAAGCCTTGCCGGCGCTATAAGGAAAGATGTCTCGTCTGCCAAAGTTCTGAGCCTTTGATCAGTAATATTTCTGAGGCACAGAACAGAAATGCTCAAAACCCACTTTGTCCAAGTGAAGCGAAGCCTTGCGCCCAGTCCTTTCTCAAGGCAGATTACAGAGACAACGTATTCCGTGGCAATGTGAGCTACAGTGATACTACGACACATGACAGTAATGACAGTGATAGGGAGGTAACCATTATTTGCAACATGAAACACGAGGCCACCCCTGAACGCATCCAGGATAATTAA